The Halichoerus grypus chromosome 9, mHalGry1.hap1.1, whole genome shotgun sequence genome has a window encoding:
- the DCBLD1 gene encoding discoidin, CUB and LCCL domain-containing protein 1 isoform X6, with translation MPVPKELLLTTNEVTVRFASGSHISGRGFLLTYASSDHPDLITCLERANHYLKTEYSKFCPAGCRDIAGDISGNLVDGYRDTSLLCKAAIHAGIIADELGGQISVLQHKGLSRYEGILANGVLSRDGSLSDKRFLFTSNGCSRSLSLEPDTQIRASWQWVSEMGEQVHWSPGQAQVQGQDLSWASGDSGKNRKQREWLETDLGEKKKITGIMTTGSTQSNFNFYVKSFVMKFKNSNSKWRTYKGIASNKEKVFQGNSNFRDPVRNNFIPPIVARYVRVVPQTWHQRIALKVELFGCQVTQGNESLVLRKTSPNTVGSTEREDETITKSVPSPEMPTGINITAVAIPLVLLAVLLAGMGIFAALRKRKKKGNPYGSAKAQKTDCWKQIKYPFARHQSAEFTISYDNEKEMTQKLDLITSDMADYQPPLMIGTGTVTRKGSTFRPMDTEADEAAPSAEAGSHYDCPLPAGRHEYALPLTHPEPEYATPIVERHAARAHAFSAQGGYRAPGPGPAHAQTHAHAQTHAHALPAGGASYQTPPRPAPAARSPGYDQPTAGGPVAERVHPDYQEPRAKPAASAAYAAPRDCLQPLSPTAMTALLILFI, from the exons ATTTAATAACGTGCTTGGAACGTGCTAACCATTATTTGAAAACAGAATACAG caaATTCTGCCCAGCTGGTTGTCGAGACATAGCAGGAGACATTTCTGGGAATCTGGTGGATGGATACAGAGAT ACCTCGTTACTGTGCAAAGCCGCCATCCATGCAGGAATAATTGCAGACGAGTTGGGCGGTCAGATCAGCGTGCTTCAGCACAAAGGGCTAAGCCGCTATGAAGGCATCCTGGCCAATGGTGTGCTCTCAAGAGA CGGTTCCCTGTCCGACAAGCGATTTCTCTTTACCTCCAACG gttgcaGCAGATCATTGAGTTTGGAACCTGACACACAGATCAGAGCTTCTTGGCAGTGGGTCAGTGAGATGGGAGAACAAGTTCACTGGTCTCCTGGCCAAGCCCAAGTTCAGGGCCAAGACCTGTCATGGGCTTCGGGGGACAGTGGCAAGAACCGTAAACAGCGCGAGTGGCTGGAGACCgatttgggagagaaaaagaaaataacgg GAATTATGACCACAGGATCCACACAGTCGAATTTCAACTTTTATGTTAAGAGTTTCGtgatgaagttcaaaaacagcaACTCCAAGTGGAGGACCTATAAAGGAATTGCGAGTAATAAAGAAAAG GTGTTTCAGGGCAACTCTAATTTTCGGGATCCAGTGAGGAATAATTTCATCCCTCCCATCGTGGCCAGATACGTGCGGGTTGTCCCCCAGACATGGCACCAGAGGATAGCCTTGAAAGTGGAGCTCTTTGGCTGCCAGGTCACACAAG GTAATGAGTCGTTGGTGTTGCGTAAAACAAGTCCAAATACTGTCGGTTCCACTGAAAGAGAAGATGAGACGATCACAAAATCCGTCCCCTCTCCGGAAATGCCCACAG GAATAAACATCACAGCTGTTGCTATTCCGCTGGTGCTCCTTGCCGTGCTGCTTGCTGGAATGGGAATCTTTGCAGCCCTCAGAAA gaggaagaagaaaggaaatccatATGGATCAGCTAAGGCCCAGAAAACAG ACTGTTGGAAGCAGATCAAATATCCCTTTGCCAGACATCAGTCTGCTGAGTTCACCATCAGCTATgataatgaaaaggaaatgacGCAAAAGTTAGATCTCATCACAAGTGATATGGCAG ATTACCAGCCGCCGCTCATGATTGGCACCGGGACCGTGACCAGGAAGGGCTCCACCTTCCGTCCGATGGACACCGAGGCGGACGAGGCCGCGCCGAGCGCCGAGGCCGGCAGCCACTACGACTGCCCCCTGCCGGCCGGCCGCCACGAGTACGCCCTGCCCTTGACCCACCCCGAGCCCGAGTACGCCACGCCCATCGTGGAGCGGCACGCGGCGCGGGCGCACGCCTTCTCGGCGCAGGGCGGCTACCGCGCGCCGGGACCCGGGCCGGCGCACGCGCAAACGCACGCGCACGCGCAAACGCACGCGCACGCGCTCCCGGCCGGCGGCGCGTCGTACCAGACGCcgccgcgccccgcgcccgcAGCCCGGAGTCCGGGCTACGATCAGCCGACAGCCGGCGGCCCGGTCGCGGAGCGCGTCCACCCCGACTACCAGGAGCCGCGGGCGAAGCCGGCCGCCAGCGCCGCCTACGCGGCCCCCCGAGACTGCCTCCAACCCCTCAGCCCCACAGCCATGACTGCTCTCTT gattttatttatttga